From the genome of Cervus elaphus chromosome 7, mCerEla1.1, whole genome shotgun sequence:
AATCTGAGGAGAAAGGACATTAGAATAGACCCGGGTCTCCCAGCCCACCAGTCCCCACCCGCTCTTTAGAGGTTTTAAGGAAACAGGTGGGGGGGCGAATCAGACCAGGGAGATGTCTGACTTTTGTTCCTGGATGAGCTCTCAAGCCTCCTCTCCCATCTGGGGGCAGCTTGGTGACAGAAGGGAGGATTCTGAGTGACGTCTGGTGGGAAGGACCCAGCCCCGGTGCAAGTCAGCCTGCCTGGCCAGCTCCCCATGGGGTAGCTTCCAAGAGCTGCttgtcttcctcccttcctcttgaaTTCTTGGCACCCACGCTTTCATTTTTGCTCTTTCCCTcatcttctgttttatgtttttggccaCAGAGGATGCAGATTTAAATCAAAAGTCCGAAGTTCAGATCATTCTGAAGAGCTGCTGCTGAGTGGTCTCGCCTTGCCGGGTGTTTTATTAGCGCGCCTCCTGCCCTCTGCAGCATCGTCTGAAAGGCGCTGAGCAGCTGGGAAGAGTAATGGGGCTGCCAGGGCGCTGCCCAGAGGCCCGGGCCTTCCTGATGACATTGCATTATGGAAAAGCTGTAATAACACTCCGCTTGTGAGCTTCCTCTTCCATCACACGGGTGATGTCGGCGGGGCTGGCTGAGTGTGGCCAGGGCTGCCTTTGTGCCCACCACCCCAGCTGGCAGGAGTGGGGCGGTCAGGAGCAGCTGCTTTTCCACATCATCTGTCTTGAAGACCACGTCAGAGGGCCCGTGgggcagatgaggaaaccgaggtcgCGGAGATGCTAAACCCATCTGCCAGAGCTCTGGCATACTTGTTATGTGAGGACGCGGCTGGGGGAAGGAACTGGATTGGAATCCGCAGTCCTGACGCCGCCAGTCCCTGCTGTCCCCACATGCCCTCCTCTTGCTGTTTATGTCCTTGCTTCTCCCTCCATAAGTCAGGTGTCAATTTGATGGGAGGATCATGGAGAGAGAGGTTACAGTAAAGACTGGCTAGGGTCTCATCAAATCCACTTGCTCATCCTATGCATACAATTAAATGACTCTccgcccgcccccgcctccccccaccctgggCATCTGGGTAGGGCCACCTCGCCCAGGGGATGAGGGTGTGCCTACTCCGTGTCGTCCGTCTGGCTTTCAGGCCTGTGGTTGAAGTGGGGTCACAGAATGGAAGCAGCCTGGGTCCTGGGATGACCATGTGGAGCAGAGGCTGTCTGCTGACTCAAGTGGATTGGAGCATAAAGCACTGATATTTGAGCCTTGTTTGTAAACAGACTCCCTTGACTAATACCTCTGTGTTTCTCAGTTCAAAAAGAAgagagtgggacttccctggtggtccaggggctaagactcccagcttccaatgcaggaggcccaggtctGTTTCCTgatcatggaactagatcccacgtgctgccactaagagttcacatgctgcaactagagaacccacatgctgaaactaagacccagcgcagacaaataaataataaatattaaaaaaaaaaaaagaagagaacgcagctagtggttaagaacctgccttgtgATGCAAGGGACATGATTTctatccctggtaggggaactaagatcccacatgcctcggagcaactaaaccctcgaggggcaactactgagcccatgcttgGCAACGAAAAttcctgcatgatgcaacaaagatcctgaaGATCCTGCgagccataactaagacccaacacagccaagaaagtaaataaatatttttttaataaaaggagagCTCCTCAGTCTGTGTAAGAGAGGCTCTTACGGTGACCTAGGCGAGACCCAGCAGAAAGGCGGAAGGTTCAAAGGCCCTTTCCAGCACTCACGTTCTGGGGTTTCTTCATTTCCCATCTTAATCTCCTATGGCCAGCACAGGGCTGTGCCCTGAGCAGAACGCTCGATTCCCGTTCCTGGGGTGTTGCTCCTTTTCCTGGAACACTCGCCCTTCTTTCTCATCTGTCAGTCCTGCCTCCCTTCCAAGGCACAGCTCCAACACCACCTCCGTGATCACCCCACAGGGCAGGGAGTCCTCACTGCCTCTTCTCCTGCGTAACCCTCTGTGCAGCTGAGCAGagggcccccagcccccactgaAGCACCAGTGATATTTTCATATGAGGATCTTCAGTCTCTCATTAAATCAAAAGGTTCTTATGAATAGCATCACCATCCCCACACTTCTGGTTTCCTACAAGGCCCTAGCACCATGTAGCTTGTACCAGGCACTTGGAAAATatctgttggatgaatgaatggaaggaGAGAAGGACAGATGAATGACCTCATAAACAAATGATTGAGCTACTCAGCCAGATCTCCAGGGGTCTCCACCCTCTGGGCTCACTCCATCTCTCTACTTCATTTCTACTCCCAGCCACAAACCCCACTCGGAATGGGCTGGTCTGTCCACAGACTCACCAGCCCGCTGGACCTTCCCCTCCCTCTACTCCACACCCCCACCAAtgccccagccccttcccactCCTGTCCCCCTTCAGGGCCCAGAGGAAGTCCCACCTCCTCCAAAGGTTTCCGTGACAACTCCGCTCTCCGCACATGGTTCAACTTTATTACAGGATTGATCATCTGTACCACGTGGATTAATCCGCTGTATCATTGGGTATGTCCCACGTGGTTTGCGGTcagttcatttgtgtttttcttgcCTCCTCAACTAGAATCTAGCTCCCAAGGGCTGAACCGTCCACAGCACTTAGCAAAGAGATCAGCAGGGCACAGCCGAGCAGGACAGGCATGCACTTGCAGATTGCTGGATACCCGGGGCTCCCGCACCTTTTTGCCCTTTTTCAGTAAACACAGATTGGAGAGCTAATACACGCATGtgcatctccttctcctctccgTATCTTTCTGTTCTCCCTCTCCCCAGATTTGCAATACTTGGGTGGACTCATCCACCTGAGTTGCTGAATCTGCAAAGCCTGGCACAAGTTTCAGACCACAGCTGACCCTCTGAGTCCAGGAGTCTAGGAAGAACAGTCTAGAATGGTAGCCAACTTAGCCCCTTGCCACAAACTGCACTTTTGTTGGTGACATgttcaggaggaggagggaatcaTTTGGGCTGGATCTCGGAAGAGTTGCAAAGGAGGAAGAAGGCCACTGTGAAGGGGACTGTGGGATAAAGAGGTAGCAGGGCATCACAGTGGCAGAAAGACGGAGCCACCATGGAGACCAGCTGCAGCGTAGTTAGCCACGTGGGTGGCCAGCCCTAAAAGACTTAGattccagggactttcctggtggtccagtggttaagaatctgtcttgcaatgcagggggcatgggttggatccctggagggggaactaagatctcacatgccgaggagcagctaaacccacataaaataaaatctgccacaactagagagcccacgtgATGCAACAGAAACCCTGGGTGCTGCGACTAAGACCCGACGcagcaaataaatacataaatgttgaaaagaaaaaaagactcagaTTCCAGCTGACATTCCCACCTCACCCTCAGGCAGCTCCCACAGCACCCAAGGCTGAGAATGGGAACAGGAATCAGAAGCTCAGCCAGGGAGTTTTGGACTTAGTTGATGCAGTACTAAGTTCTCAAGCAAGGAAGCGGCCCAGAAAAAGCAGTATTTTGGGCTCCCTTTCATCATTAGGAAATACTTCGTTTTCAGCTGACTTCTTTTTGCCACAcagcatttgttgttcagtcgctcagttgtgaccgactctttgcgaccccatggactgtagcccggcttccctctccttcactgtctcctggagtttgctcaaactcctgtccactgagtgggtgatgtcatccaaccatctcatcttctgttgtccccttctcctgcccacagtctttcccagcatcagggtcgtttccaatgagttggctctttggatcaaatggacaaagtattggagcttcagcttcagcatcagtccttccaatgaatactcagggttgatttcctttaggactgactggtttgatctcctggctgtccaagggactctcaagagtcttctccaacaccacagtttgaaatcatcagttcttcggtgctcagccttctttatggtccaactctcacatccatatatgactactggaaaaaccataactttgattatatggacctttgcaggcaaagtaatctctctactttttaatacgctgtctagatttgttgtagcttttcttccaaggagcaagcgtcttttaatttaatggctgcagtccccatctacagtgattttggagcccgagaaaataaaatctgtcactgtggtTTGACTCAATTTTCTCACCAAGGATGCAGGGCATGAACCTCAGTCACAACTTTACAGAGGCCAAAGATAATCAGGCAAGTTACCTTGCTTGGAAATCCATACAGTATAAACTAAAAtgtaaagaagttttttttttttatccaggtattctttctttctgctggtgtggatttttttttttctttgcgggaggggcagagaggctgTGTGGATTTTTGAAAGTTGATTAGCTATGAGCATACAAAAATTGTTTCCTTTTGCATTGTGTAAGGTTCACATGAAGAGACCACTTACTTCTCAGGTCTGGGCCCTGACTTGTGATACACGAACATTACTTTATTAGCCACCATTTCTCACCCAGGTTCCCTGAAGGACTGCAGGAAATCACTGAACTGTTCTTGCGGTGGTGTACTTTAGTCACCCATAAATTGGAAATACCATGCAGTGTGATGatcagaaacaaacagaaagggtagtgaaagtgaaaagtgaaagtcgctcagtcgtgtccgattcttttcggcccatgaactgtagtccatggaattctccaggccagaacactgtagtgggtagctgttcccttctccaggggaccttcccaacgcagggattgaagccaggtctcccgcattccaggagGAAATCAGTGAACTGTTCTTGTGGTAGTATACTCTAGGCACTCATAAATTGAAAATACCATACAGTATGATGATAAGAATCAACAAACAGAAGGAGTAATAAGGCATACCAAATAATCACTGGTGACCTCAGCAATTTTattaacaaatttatttctctaatTGGGTAACGTATCTCAGTGCTTGACTCGAGGGCATTGTAATAGGTTTCTACACTGCAGGAGAAGGAATTAATTAGAACCGTTTGCTCTCGGTTCTGTATTTATACTGTCCACCTGTCTTGTAAACATTGAACCTGGTTTCCTGGGTCCTCCAGGGGCCTCTCTTctaactcccccaccccacccccaccctcaataaataaatagaaagcgaAGAGTGTAAGTTCACATCTCTCTTCTGTGCAGCCCACCCCCACCGGAAGCTGCATTTCATGGTCAGAATCTGGCAGAATCATCACTTCCCATAGAACCTGCCCTTCCATAGGCAAAAACTGGGAAGCTGGAGTCTCGGTTTGCCAGTGCTGTGTCTGGGATTGTCCTTGTCCATTTGGTACCTGGGGTCAGAGCTGGTGAGATGGAAGCTCTGTCTCACGTCTCCCTGCCCCACCTACCACTCTGAGGAAGGTAAGAGACATTATTAGCCTCTGTCTGCCCCAGGAGCCAGCAGCCCATGCGAGCAGAAAAACCACAAACTTGGGAACACATTCTTCTAGGCTTCTTCAaggaaggttttttttcccctcacagcTTGTGAGAGCGCAGCATGACAACAAGAAAGCGTCCTTCAGTGCAAGTGCTGCAGAATCTCGCTGTGACGCTGGCCCCTAACTCCTCTGCAGCTTTCCTTACTCCAGAAAGACACCGTTTCATCCTCACGTGCAGCCTGTGAGGGCCAGCATGAGCGCAAGATGCCAGGGTACGTGCACTACCTCCAGAGCTGGTGTCCTTAGCAGCCGTTAGTATAGCCTGTCATGTGGAGAGATGGCTTTTGAACATAGATAGAATTATTACAGACACATCTCAGGGGGGTCTAGACTACCAATAGGTCCCCTTGGAgagttcttgtctggaaaagtccagaTGGGCCCAACAAGTCTCATTGTCCCTCATGAATACCTTGCAGGATCTGGATGAGGTTTTCCAGGCCAAAGATATAGCCTGGATCTGGTCCATCGTAGGTGGTGTGTTCATTCCAGGAGCCTTTGTATGTTGTGTGAGCAAAGTCGATCATCCGGACGTCAACTTTGATGACGTTGCTGCCGTGGGGCGTCTGTAGAGTCTCCTGCCCATCATAGATGATGAGAAGGGAGCTAGAGTAGAACCGGTATGAACTCTGGCTCCTAATGACCGAGAGGAGGGCCTGGAGCTGGCGCTGGATGGGCTCCAGCAGCTCCGTCCGGAAGCGGGTCCCATCGTGCAGGAACTGGTAAAGTGCTTGCCTGAAGCCCGCCACTGAGAGCTTTCTTCCATAGTACTTGTCTTTGCAGAGAAAGTGCTTCTTATCGCTTTGATAAACCTTACATtaaaaagaagatagaaaaaaaaaaagaagatagaaaatgttaagaattgcaaacttaaaaaaaatcacatctgcTACAGAGGCATCTCAAGCAAACTTAATACAGAAACACATTTCTAGAGATGCCGAGCAGGAATGGCTGCAGTGACTGGCAAGACAATCTTTCACCAAGCACCAGTGtaaattttacacttaaaaatgttttctgtgcAAGCCGTTAATAGAAATCCAAGGTCCAAAGATCGTTCATCCTACAGAGGTGACCCTCTGCCCATGAGGAAAAGGTTTGGATCTCCTTTCTTGTGAATTTCCAATGTCAACTGCCAAATCATGATTTAAGTCCTGGCTTCTGGCCCTCTTCAAACATTAGCAAACCCAAGCCAGAAAGCTTTAGTGGGAATCTGAAATCATAGCCAATGGCCTTGGGAAGCCAAGTAAATTAAAATTTCCCCCAACAAAGTTTATGAAGTCCTTTCTCTGCAGATTCTGAGGAAACTGTAATGGCTccaggggtggagtggggtgaaTTGTTTGAAGATGGAAAGAGGCTAGATCAGGTGTGCCTGGAGTTTTCAGGCGGTGGGTGATGTTGAGGGGAGACTGGATGTTGAGGGGAGCGGGCTTTGTGGGCTGGTGGCGCCTCTCCTTGGCACCAGCTCTTCCCCAGTCCTCTGTCACGTCTTGGCCACCAGAACGAAGCAGATGGAGGAGAGATGCTGATGGGGGAACAGTGGCAGCCGCCCTCATTTCATTCAGAtggcagaggcaggcagaggctgAACGGAGGCCAGTGGCTGGCACGGCCAGAGGGGGGACTTGGCACCGCTCCGCCTGGCACACCTGGGGAGGGCTGCCTGTACCTGGCCATGACAGTTTCCCAGGTCTTCCCTGCCTTCAGATGACATGGTATCTTTACAGAAAACACgagtgggaaaaaaatcagaaagatactATAGACTTGGTGTTGCCTTTGGAGGGCTGAAGATCAGCTGCTAAATTGGCCCGTCCTAAACACAGGATAGGCCTCAATTTCCAAATAAATCAGACCAATTTCAGAAGGTTTGGGGTCCAGAGAGAAATTCCACTTACACCACAATGCATCACACTCCATCCTCTCTGAGAACTACATTCCAAGCTTTCCTAGGGACATCTGTGCCTCAAATTTATAGACTCGACTTCCAGTTTCAAGGGGTGGCAGTTTCAATTAAGGAAAGCGATAGTGTTTACCATCAAATCCGTGTCTGGTTTTGCTTTGAGTAGATAGATTCTAAGAGGGAACCAGTAGAGaaagtttatttcctcctgttcTCCTGTAGCCCCAGCCATAAGCCACATCAGAGCAGCAAAAATGAAGCGTGGAGTCCGGGCAATAAGAAGTTAGCCATTCCTTTGCTGGGCTTTGCACCTTATGACCTTACCACTTTGTTAGCTAGAACAGGTAGTAAGAAGCagcagaaaaggcagagtaagaaGAGAGAATGGCTAATATGGATTTGAAAAGCTGACTGCCTCACAGCATCTGAGAAGGAGAGGGTTCAGCTTCATCATTCAAGAGAATGAGGACCCCATGGAGCACACAGGGAAGTTTTCCCTCAgttctctcccagccctgctcacACACTGTCATCAAAGGTCTGCTCTCAACATAGGTAGGACCTACATGGCCAGGCTGGAAAGTTCCAGCTACCAGAGACCCTGAGATGAGTTTAACGCTggtggttttttaatttttttagattaaatatttaaaaaattaaaaatttattttaaaaatttttatttgaaaagttatTGATCTCttctatatagcaaagtgattcagttatagatatagattctttttcctattcttttcccattatggtttatcataggatgttgaatatgcaatacagtaggaccttgttgtttatcatcCTATATATaacagcttgcatctgctaatcccaaactcacaATCCTTTCTTTTCCCACTCCTACCCACCTTGggaatcacaagtctgttctctgtgtgagtccatttctgtttcataaaagttcacttgtgtcatattttagattccacatataagtgatattacataatattcgtctttctctgtctgacttactttgcttagtatgataatctctaggtccactcatacatctgcaaatggcattatttcattcttttttatggctcagtagcATTGCATCGTATATATGttccacatcttccttatccatttatctgtcaatggacatttaagttgttttcatatcttggctattgtaaataatgctgctaggaacatagcggtgcatgcatcttttcaaattacagttttgtctgggtgcacccccaggagtgggattgctggatcatatggcagctctagttttagtttttgaggaacctctgtaccATTTTCCATCGTGGCTACTCCAATTTACATTCCTCCCCAAACGGTGGGATTTTGACACCACTGTCCTGAACAGTGCTCTGTAAAAAAACCCAGCATGTCCTGGATCAGGATATGTGTTTCCTTGGGGAAAGAGGTGCCTGGCCACTGCCTCTGTTGCTCCCACAAAGTGAAGGCAACAGTGTCTGGTTGGGGGACACTCTTGCCTCCAGCGGACCTCCCGGGATGCCCAGTCCTGCGGTTGTCCCGCCCCCACCTACCTGCATGCCGCAGATGCGCATGCCCAGATGGGCCGAGGTGCTCTGCGCACACTTCCGCATGTGGCGGGCCTTCTTCTCCTCTGAGGCGTCGTCCCCGTGCTGCCGGGTCCCCATCTTCAGGTCTAAGATGCAGGGATGCTTGTACTGTGACACTACATTTTCCAGCAACAGGAACCCTGGTCGCGAGGCattaaggaaggcttcctgggacACAAAGGCCACTTCCCCGCAGGAGGTGGTCAGGGGCCTCTGAAGCCGGCTGGAGACTCCCCCCGCTGAACCCCAGCCCTTCATCCCCATTTCTTTAACTACAGATCAGCCTGTTGTCGCTGTAAAGAATTCAAGGCATTGACTTTGCAGGCTGCTCTCATAAGTCCATTTTTTAGAGAGAGTTTATTAGGATGTgagcttcttttcctttccctttttgctCTGAGGTAGAAATTTAAATGCAGGCGTGAAATCCCCAGCAGGCCATGCCCAATTTACATTTTATGGCATAAAATCAGAAGGCTAAAACCTCGAGTCACTGAATGGGCCAGTACATTTTGGGAGAAGTGCCTTGATGTTAGCTTTAGAGATGAGTTGCAGGAATATTAATTTCAGCCGAATAATTATCCTGCAAAAAACTTCTTAGGGATGCAGATTGCAGATGTCTTAGTAAGTACCGCAAAACCAGCCACCAGTTCATGGGAAGGAGCCCAGTGGTGACAAAGGGGGCCTTCCAGGCCTGAATACGCCCCCTGAGTTTGTGGCAGGCCGAGGGGGACAGGGGAGTACCTCTCCTAAGGGGCTACCCCGCAGGTCCCTCCCTAAGAGAGGGGCCGTGCTACATTCTCACCCATCGGCTCCATGATGGCTGTGGGGACGatttggagcatgaaaaggaggttGAGTTATGGGGACCCACCCACTCACTGAGTCCCCCTGGCCCCCCCTCAGTGCGGCAATCATGTTTCCTAACTGCCCACAGAGACCCCAGCTCTGCCCATCCTCACTGCCCAGGTGGCAGAGACATGACCAGTGACCCAACAGGGGcactccctccccccgccccatctgccttccccagcctctgacttctctttgctttcctggtggctctgcaggtcaagagtctgcctgcaatgcagaagacacaggagatgcaggtttgatcccagggtcaggaagataccctggaggaggatatatccgtgcctgaaaaatcccctggacagaggagcctggtgggctacgaccCAAAGGGTCAGGAAGAGCTGGTCACGACTGGGCAACCGCACACAGCACAGGTCTCCTCCAGGGCCCAGCCTGGGGCCCACTCTCCCTGCCATCCCTGTCTCTCCCCCGACCTGCCTCAACACGTTTGTCTCGGCCACCCCTCCTTGCCCCCGGCCTTCCCCGCAGCGCCGTGCATGGTGGGCGGGCCAGGATACGATGCCGCTGGTTCTCCGGGTACTCGGCACACAGGCGATGCAGGTGGGCCCGGTGGCAGTGGAGGCCCCACGGGTTAAAGCTGCCCTTCTCCATCAGGTTCCCGTTCGCGTCTTCCACCAGCGAGGGGACTTGGGCCTTCAGGTGGAGCTCGGACCTCAGGAGCGCCGTGGCCGGGCTGTGGGCGAGGGGCGCGCACGGCGGTCAGGACCCCGGTGGCTGGCAGGGCTCTCTCGGCTGGACCAGGCCATGGACTGCCCCTGGCTACCCTCCAGGATGCCCCCGAGGACCTTGGTGCCCCCCTGCCCCGCTCAggccccaggccaggccaggctgcTGGCCTCAGGGGGTCTCTCTAAAGTCCATAATAACTCACGCAGCATAGAGGGGGCGACCCTGCCTGGGATCAGAAGGCTGGGGGTTAGGCTGCTCCTGTGGCCTCATCGGGGGTGAGAACCACAGACCCACGGTCcaccctctctcctgccctctaCATCTCGGCTCCCCGGGTCTTGTAGCAGGGAGATAATACACACGGCTTCCTGATGCCAAGCCAGGAGGCTTAATTAAGATCCGCTGCGCTCCTTGGGGAAGGGAGGTACTTTCGTTGTATTAGCTCCCTTTTGTTTcccataaatgtttaaaattcccCAGGGatgcttttcttttcagaaagGTCACCATCGGAGGTTCTGGAGACCTCTCCGAGGACCTCAGGTGCCCTGAGCTGCCTGCGTCTCCAGGGCCGCACTGGCACTCAGCCGCTAAGGAAGAGGATTTCTAGAGGCATTAGCCACACTTTTCCTTTATGCCAACTGTTCTGGGGCTTCTGCTCTGCACATCTCCCCCCTCCAGATGCACTCCATGGTCTCAGTGAAATAGATAATTAAACAAACACACACTGAATGCCTTCTCTGTATAGGACTCCGCACGCACATCCACTTTCGAGAGGAAACGCATTGAAATGCTCCCTCCGGAAGTGGCACCAAAGAAGATGCATTCCTTTCTTTGGTCACATGGGTTCTGCTTGACAGAGCCCTCATCTGAATTGCTCACTTTCTCGGCTCTGGTCCCAAAGGGGAGCCGTTGGCCTTGGCACGGGCGTGAACAGTGCTGGTCCCGGTTAGGGACGCGCGGCCTGGCTTCTGGCATCCTGCCACGTGGCCTCACCTCTCCGTGAGCGAGTGTACCAGCTGGGGGTGCTGCCACTGGGCGAGGGGGAGGGCGCCACCGCCAGGGCTCTGCTGGAGGGTCTGCCATATGGCCACCGCTGCCGACTCCGTGGAGACCGTGAAGGGCCCCCGGTTCTCAGTCAGGGGGCTGGCAACCAGGCTGAGACGGCCGCGGCTGTCCTTCCGGAGGTGCACGGTGATGGTGCCTGCagagggggaggggtggacaCGGTGCGCTGTCCTTTCGAACCACAGTTTAATGGCAGTGGTCAAcctgcccccttccccagctCCTCTCTCTAGAGAGCGCTCCGGGGACTGGCCTGACACAGATCCTGCTCCAGAATGAGCCAGAGCCGTGGGGCCTGCCGGAAATGGCCTTGGGCTGATGCTGGCACGGTCCCTGCTTCGTGGCCTCTCCCTGCCCCTTCACGCTTGAAACAGGGCAGCTGCGTGCATTTATTTCATCCTCGCATTCCTGCACCTCTGGACACAGCCCACATCGCCCAGGCACCCCGTGGCACCCCATTTGGGCCCAGCCTTGGGGCATCTGAGTTGGTCCTCTGCAGAGAAGAGCCCCACCCCTAAGTGGCAGTGAGggaagttggggtggggggggcatcTCATTCTGTCTCGTTCATCACCCTTGCCTTCCCCTCCACATAATCGTTATCTGAGCagcttcttccaggaagccttcctctAACAGCCTCCTGCCGCCTGGGCTGCCCCTTAACTCAGCCTTCCCACGTCCCTGGCTTTCACACTGAGACACGTGATGCACAGCCCATGAGGATTATGGACAGAATGTGGTTCTTTGATAGAAAATAGAAGGCATGTGAGATTTTTGCCAACGGTACCTCCTAACCACCAgtgtgtgtttgtctttgtttTGGCCATGTCACAAGGCCTGTGGAACCTCAGCCCCCCAATCAAGGATTTAACCTGCAGTTCCAAGTACTGGACCGCCACAGAACTCCCTAACCCCTGGGGTTTATACTCCAAGCGTGACCTCCTCCTCTGGATGCTGGCTGTGATATCAAAGGATGTGCGTACCCCCCGGGAACCCGTGCGCTAGCCGGGCTTCTCCTCTGGGACGTTGGCTAGGCCAGGTCCTAGGCTCTGGCCCCACATTGATGGCTCTGTGGTCATCCCCTGTGGACTTCTTGCTCTGATGGCAGGGTCCACGCCTCCCTCCGTGGGGCTTGGCATCCGGTGGGTGCCCAGCCTTGCCAGAGTCCTGGTGAAGATGGAAGGTACACATGGTCCTGGCCCAGGAGACTGCCACACGAGTGGTTTTATGAAAACTGGCTCTCTGTAAAGTCCTTGCTGCCCCCCTTCTCCCTGCAGCTGGTGCTCTGAGGACCCCTCTTAGCTTTCTCACCTACCAACCTGCCCTCCGTCTCTCTCCACCCTGTTTTGTGCCCGAGGGGCTGACTCTGGCATGTACCCGTGGCTTCCTTGCCTGCCAGTCAGGCCAGTGAGGGTCACCGGTGACagatgggggagaggaggagaaaggttGGGACCTTCATCCCTCGGgttccctccctgctgccccATGGCTCACCCTGTTTCTCTGCGGCCTCCTTCTTGCCAGGTCAGCTCTACCATGCCCTCGCTTGACCTTTCAGGCCCAGGGGTGGTTGTAGCTTTCCCGTCCTGCTGGTCCCTGGCTGCCTCACCATCCCTAGTTGTTCCTCTTCACCTCTTTTTTGTTGGCcacgtggcatgcgggatcttatttccccaaccaggagcTGAACCTG
Proteins encoded in this window:
- the IP6K3 gene encoding inositol hexakisphosphate kinase 3, translated to MVVQDSVDTPGVPLEPFLHQVGGHLSVMKYDEHTVCKPLISQEQRFYESLPLAMKRFTPQYKGTITVHLRKDSRGRLSLVASPLTENRGPFTVSTESAAVAIWQTLQQSPGGGALPLAQWQHPQLVHSLTESPATALLRSELHLKAQVPSLVEDANGNLMEKGSFNPWGLHCHRAHLHRLCAEYPENQRHRFLLLENVVSQYKHPCILDLKMGTRQHGDDASEEKKARHMRKCAQSTSAHLGMRICGMQVYQSDKKHFLCKDKYYGRKLSVAGFRQALYQFLHDGTRFRTELLEPIQRQLQALLSVIRSQSSYRFYSSSLLIIYDGQETLQTPHGSNVIKVDVRMIDFAHTTYKGSWNEHTTYDGPDPGYIFGLENLIQILQGIHEGQ